One part of the Phragmites australis chromosome 3, lpPhrAust1.1, whole genome shotgun sequence genome encodes these proteins:
- the LOC133910547 gene encoding protein STRICTOSIDINE SYNTHASE-LIKE 10-like — MARNRNLVTSLLLVVALTLLLPLPCAAEPMKTTPTHWSFHLPLPDGVSGPESLAFDRRGQGPYAGVSDGRVLKWGGSALGWTTFAHSANYRKIPLCTASAVPSEETESMCGRPLGLQFYAKTGDLYIADAYLGLMKVGPDGGEAEVLATQADGVAFHFVNGLDVDQATGDVYFTDSSTTYPRRFNTEIMMNADATGRLLKYDARTKHVTVLKADLPYPNGVAVSGDRTHVVVAHTVPCQAFRYWLKGAKAGQYELLADLPGYPDNVRRDAKGGYWVALNQEKMRLNATTAPVKHLVGVRLDADGVEVEELTAAKGVTLSDVAEKDGQLWLGSVELDYVGLVN; from the coding sequence ATGGCGCGCAACCGCAACCTCGTGACCTCGCTTCTGCTCGTCGTCGCCTTAACGCTTCTACTCCCGTTGCCCTGCGCGGCCGAGCCGATGAAGACCACGCCCACGCACTGGAGCTTCCACCTACCGCTGCCCGACGGCGTCAGCGGCCCCGAGAGCCTCGCCTTCGACAGAAGGGGCCAGGGGCCCTACGCCGGCGTCTCCGACGGCCGCGTCCTCAAGTGGGGCGGCAGCGCCCTCGGCTGGACCACCTTCGCGCACAGCGCCAACTACCGGAAGATCCCACTGTGCACGGCGTCCGCGGTGCCGTCGGAAGAGACGGAGAGCATGTGCGGCCGCCCGCTGGGCCTGCAGTTCTACGCCAAGACCGGCGACCTGTACATCGCGGACGCGTACCTGGGGCTGATGAAGGTGGGGCCcgacggcggcgaggccgaGGTGCTGGCGACCCAAGCGGACGGCGTGGCGTTCCACTTCGTCAACGGCCTGGACGTCGATCAGGCCACCGGTGACGTCTACTTCACCGACAGCAGCACCACCTACCCGCGCAGGTTCAACACGGAGATCATGATGAACGCCGACGCGACCGGGCGGCTGCTCAAGTACGACGCGCGGACCAAGCACGTCACCGTGCTCAAGGCCGACCTGCCGTACCCCAACGGCGTGGCGGTCAGCGGCGACAGGACGCACGTCGTGGTGGCGCACACCGTGCCGTGCCAGGCGTTCAGGTATTGGCTCAAGGGGGCCAAGGCTGGGCAGTACGAGCTCCTCGCCGACCTCCCCGGGTACCCGGACAACGTCAGGCGCGACGCGAAGGGTGGCTACTGGGTCGCGCTGAACCAGGAGAAGATGCGGCTCAACGCCACGACGGCTCCCGTCAAGCACCTGGTCGGCGTCCGGCTCGACgcggacggcgtggaggtcgagGAGCTGACGGCGGCCAAGGGCGTGACGCTCAGCGACGTCGCGGAGAAGGACGGCCAGCTGTGGCTGGGGTCAGTGGAGCTCGATTACGTCGGCCTTGTTAACTAG
- the LOC133912491 gene encoding uncharacterized protein LOC133912491 has product MDAASLAALVSKMQDHVEQMAVELKKVVKENLTTEGTPADVDLNRALFQVENIAGELEMLVFQVEDAMQTGDGRKEVSEATTLVEDGSGSQDVDCNDIVPVDWSGDELLCGDSADSMSVESDRSWRMQ; this is encoded by the coding sequence ATGGACGCCGCTTCGCTCGCCGCCCTTGTCTCCAAAATGCAGGACCACGTCGAACAAATGGCGGTAGAACTGAAGAAAGTCGTGAAAGAGAACTTGACTACGGAGGGCACCCCCGCCGATGTGGACCTGAACCGAGCTCTCTTTCAGGTCGAGAACATTGCCGGGGAACTGGAGATGCTCGTGTTCCAAGTGGAAGATGCGATGCAGACTGGTGATGGCCGCAAGGAAGTGTCGGAGGCCACCACTTTGGTCGAGGATGGGTCCGGTTCACAGGATGTCGACTGCAACGACATTGTTCCAGTGGATTGGAGCGGCGATGAGCTGTTGTGTGGAGATTCCGCGGACTCTATGTCAGTAGAATCCGATAGGTCGTGGCGTATGCAGTGA
- the LOC133910548 gene encoding uncharacterized protein LOC133910548, with the protein MYFIAFVPYFRSSMEYAPFLRGDEDDIPWDDVVPPTQDDFIGTQIPTSDEQNELPAACGRGSSYTIQEDLLLVKSWLNVSMDPVVGTNQSMGAFWQRIETFYHEHKEFPTTRNKKSLQGRWTFVNGMVQRFCGHYAKALRTRRSGMTEADTIAAACQMFQAAEKREFTLMPCWAEFTPPSEMAIRVFSQEAEDCAIYTGGRDLPRLHRWQLAVKEKVEKERADRFAELLRIEEHRLRLEEERVQLEKVKEERQKIREEREIMSMDISQMDEDQQAYYKSLRRSIIVARRAESAP; encoded by the exons ATGTATTTCATAGCCTTTGTCCCATATTTCAGGAGCAGTATGGAGTATGCCCCTTTTCTTCGAGGTGATGAGGATGACATTCCGTGGGACGATGTTGTGCCGCCCACTCAGGATGACTTCATCGGGACGCAGATTCCTACGTCCGATGAACAGAACGAGTTGCCAGCGGCATGTGGTCGTGGAAGCAGTTACACTATCCAGGAGGACCTTCTGCTAGTCAAGTCGTGGCTCAACGTGAGTATGGATCCCGTGGTGGGCACGAACCAGAGTATGGGGGCTTTCTGGCAGAGGATCGAGACATTTTACCACGAGCACAAGGAGTTCCCTACCACTCGGAACAAGAAGTCTCTTCAGGGTAGGTGGACATTCGTCAACGGCATGGTGCAGCGATTCTGCGGGCACTATGCTAAAGCCCTTCGTACTAGGCGGAGTGGGATGACGGAGGCCGACACG ATTGCAGCTGCATGTCAGATGTTCCAGGCAGCGGAGAAAAGGGAGTTCACACTGATGCCATGCTGGGCCGAGTTTACACCACCATCCGAAATGGCAATCAGAGTCTTCTCGCAAGAAGCAGAGGACTGCGCCATCTACACAGGAGGGAGAGACCTCCCCCGGCTGCATCGATG GCAACTTGCGGTAAAAGAGAAAGTTGAGAAGGAACGCGCCGATCGCTTTGCAGAGCTGTTGAGGATTGAGGAGCACAGGTTGCGCCTGGAGGAGGAGCGTGTCCAACTGGAAAAGGTGAAGGAGGAGAGACAAAAAatcagggaggagagggagatcatgAGCATGGACATTTCGCAAATGGACGAGGACCAGCAGGCATATTACAAGAGCCTTCGCCGAAGCATCATCGTAGCACGCCGAGCTGAATCTGCCCCCTGA
- the LOC133910549 gene encoding uncharacterized protein LOC133910549 — MEPRAAWKQYMRELCFSTEESDEEDELVLATLAAWHADVEASRRGPWGGSVPGHRRIRRNRQEGHNRLYNDYFAESAVYPDYIFRRRFRMNRDLYCKIVREVEEHDPWFKQRRNAAGELGLSPLQKVTAAFRMLAYDAPADSLDECLRLGESTIIESMRRFVRAIVEVFGDEYLRAPTEEDTTRLLDMNQRRGFPGMLGSIDCMHWRWKNCPTAWSGSFRGHVNAPTIILEAVASQDLWIWHTFFGMPGSLNDINVLHRSHLLDNLAGGVAPKVQYTINSHHYTMGYYLADGIYPEWATFVKPIPSPVGPKHQHFMVQQAAARKDVERAFGVLQSRFPIVRGAARLWDQEILSDVMTACIIMHNMIIEDERTEGAVDYIYESSGEDAVPSHEPTPPLEAFMERYGQIRSRPTHRQLRDDIVEHLWQVAGGQ, encoded by the exons ATGGAGCCTCGTGCTGCATGGAAGCAGtacatgagagagttatgcttcTCCACCGAGGAgtccgatgaggaagatgagttgGTCCTAGCGACGCTTGCCGCATGGCATGCCGACGTCGAAGCGTCGCGCAGAGGGCCGTGGGGAGGCTCCGTCCCCGGGCACCGGCGCATCCGTAGGAATCGTCAGGAGGGACACAATCGATTGTACAACGACTACTTTGCTGAGTCCGCAGTGTACCCCGACTACATCTTTCGGCGCAG GTTCCGGATGAATCGCGATTTGTACTGCAAGATTGTGAGGGAGGTGGAGGAACATGACCCGTGGTTCAAGCAAAGGAGGAACGCTGCCGGAGAGCTTGGGCTGTCACCCTTGCAAAAAGTAACTGCCGCTTTCCGTATGTTAGCTTACGATGCTCCTGCAGATTCTCTCGACGAGTGCCTCCGTCTAGGGGAGAGCACCATCATCGAGAGCATGCGGCGTTTCGTTCGGGCCATTGTCGAGGTGTTCGGTGACGAGTACCTCCGGGCGCCGACCGAGGAGGACACAACTCGATTGCTGGATATGAACCAGCGTCgagggttccccgggatgctTGGAAGCATCGATTGCATGCactggaggtggaagaactgtcccACGGCGTGGTCCGGTTCGTTCAGGGGCCATGTCAATGCACCTACTATCATTCTAGAGGCTGTGGCATCGCAGGACCTATGGATTTGGCATACCTTCTTCGGGATGCCAGGTTCATTGAACGACATCAATGTGCTGCACCGGTCTCATCTCCTTGACAACCTTGCTGGGGGAGTAGCACCGAAGGTACAATACACTATTAATAGCCACCATTATACAATGGGGTACTATCTTGCAGATGGGATCTACCCAGAGTGGGCGACATTTGTGAAACCCATACCATCTCCAGTAGGCCCGAAGCATCAACACTTCATGGTGCAGCAGGCTGCTGCACGAAAGGATGTTGAGCGGGCATTTGGAGTGTTGCAGTCCAGGTTTCCCATTGTCCGTGGCGCGGCGAGGTTGTGGGATCAAGAAATCCTCAGCGACGTAATGACCGCGTGTATCATCATGCATAACATGATAATCGAGGATGAGAGAACGGAAGGTGCTGTCGACTACATCTACGAGAGTTCGGGCGAGGACGCGGTGCCGTCTCACGAACCAACCCCCCCGCTTGAAGCATTTATGGAAAGGTACGGGCAAATTAGAAGTCGACCAACGCATCGTCAACTCCGTGACGACATTGTGGAGCACCTGTGGCAGGTCGCAGGAGGACAATAG